A window of the Vibrio ostreae genome harbors these coding sequences:
- a CDS encoding D-2-hydroxyacid dehydrogenase — protein MSLPTVVFLDRATIPRHIHLPALTFSHRWQEFDTTAPEQVVERLQDAEIVITNKVVLSAEILAQLPNLRLVAVSATGVNNVDVDYCRIHNIAVCNVQGYATRSVPEHVVAMMFALRRNLMGYHHDIAAGEWQRNKQFCFFTHSIGDIAGSTLGLIGGGALGQATAALARALGMQVLFAEHKGQAECRAGYTPFEQVLREADVLSLHCPLTEQTRNLIAQPELTCMKPTAILINTGRGGLVDETALVDALKQRTIAGAGVDVFTQEPADINNPLIANMDLPNLLLTPHVAWGSDSAIQQLANILIDNIEAYAAGKQQNRIV, from the coding sequence ATGTCGTTACCCACTGTTGTATTCCTTGACCGCGCCACCATACCGCGCCATATCCACCTGCCGGCACTGACCTTTTCTCATCGTTGGCAGGAGTTCGATACCACAGCGCCAGAGCAAGTGGTTGAACGCCTGCAGGATGCGGAAATCGTCATTACCAACAAAGTCGTGCTCAGTGCCGAGATCCTGGCTCAATTGCCGAATTTGCGTCTGGTCGCGGTATCAGCCACCGGCGTTAATAATGTCGATGTTGATTACTGCCGGATTCATAATATCGCGGTGTGTAATGTGCAGGGTTATGCGACCCGTTCGGTGCCGGAACATGTGGTGGCGATGATGTTTGCTCTGCGGCGTAATCTGATGGGCTATCACCATGATATCGCTGCCGGTGAATGGCAGCGCAACAAGCAGTTCTGTTTTTTTACCCACTCGATCGGTGATATTGCCGGTAGCACGCTCGGTCTGATTGGTGGCGGCGCGCTCGGCCAGGCAACTGCTGCTCTGGCGCGCGCTTTGGGGATGCAGGTGCTGTTTGCTGAACATAAAGGTCAGGCTGAATGCCGCGCCGGTTATACCCCGTTTGAACAGGTGCTGCGCGAAGCGGATGTGTTATCGCTGCACTGCCCGCTGACCGAGCAGACACGTAATTTGATTGCTCAGCCTGAGCTTACCTGTATGAAGCCGACCGCAATCCTGATCAATACCGGCCGTGGCGGCCTGGTGGATGAAACCGCGCTGGTGGACGCGCTCAAGCAGCGTACCATTGCGGGGGCCGGGGTCGATGTATTTACCCAGGAGCCGGCGGATATTAATAATCCGCTGATTGCCAATATGGATTTGCCGAATTTGTTGTTAACGCCGCACGTCGCGTGGGGCAGTGACTCTGCCATTCAGCAACTGGCTAACATCTTAATCGACAATATTGAGGCATACGCCGCCGGTAAACAGCAAAACCGGATTGTGTAG
- a CDS encoding Nramp family divalent metal transporter: MENAVPYPSQQRLSLSQLVRSLGPGIMMAAAAVGGSHLVASTKAGAIYGWQLAILILLVNLLKYPFFRAGVQYTMGTGQSLVEGYARLGKPYLWIFAVLAVFSGIVNTAALLLFSASLLSIFVPFELPLAVLSAIILATCLIILFAGHYRALDTLSKVIMAVLTIATLLAVAIAAFNPAPVTSAVTDGPSPWTLAAIGFLVVTMGWMPAPIEISSLTSVWLKSQCRQQKVTAQSALFDFNVGYIGTALLAIVFLALGALVIHGTGVELSKSGMGFSHQLVGMYASTIGEWSRYLIAVIAFFCIFGSTITVIDGYSRVIAESQRLLKEQKQQSPKVLQGWIVLVSAAALAIVSFFTSALMPMLNFAMIMAFMTTPVFALLNYTLVTRTELPDELKVGPKLKALSIIGLVYLFGFLALFVWWKWLM; this comes from the coding sequence ATGGAAAATGCCGTCCCTTATCCATCGCAACAGCGGCTGTCATTATCCCAACTGGTGCGTTCACTGGGCCCGGGCATCATGATGGCTGCCGCTGCCGTGGGTGGTTCTCATCTGGTCGCTTCAACTAAAGCCGGAGCCATCTACGGCTGGCAACTGGCGATTCTGATTCTGCTGGTTAATCTGTTGAAATACCCATTTTTCCGCGCCGGCGTTCAGTACACCATGGGCACAGGTCAAAGCCTGGTCGAAGGCTACGCCAGACTAGGCAAACCTTATCTGTGGATTTTTGCCGTGCTGGCGGTGTTCTCCGGCATCGTCAATACCGCAGCCCTGCTGCTGTTCAGCGCCAGTCTGCTGAGCATCTTTGTGCCGTTTGAGCTGCCGCTGGCAGTATTAAGCGCGATAATCCTGGCCACTTGCCTGATTATTCTGTTTGCCGGTCATTACCGCGCTCTGGATACCTTATCGAAAGTCATCATGGCGGTGCTGACCATCGCGACCCTGCTGGCTGTGGCGATTGCCGCCTTTAACCCGGCGCCGGTCACCTCAGCAGTCACCGACGGCCCGTCACCATGGACTCTGGCCGCGATCGGCTTTCTGGTGGTGACCATGGGCTGGATGCCGGCTCCGATCGAGATCTCTTCACTGACTTCGGTGTGGCTCAAGAGCCAGTGCCGCCAGCAAAAAGTGACGGCACAGTCGGCACTGTTTGACTTCAACGTTGGTTACATCGGCACCGCGCTGCTGGCGATTGTATTCCTGGCGCTGGGCGCCTTGGTTATCCACGGCACTGGCGTTGAGCTGTCCAAATCCGGCATGGGCTTTTCGCACCAGCTGGTTGGCATGTACGCTTCGACAATTGGTGAATGGTCACGTTACCTGATTGCTGTGATTGCCTTCTTCTGTATTTTTGGCAGCACGATTACCGTGATTGACGGCTATTCGCGCGTGATCGCCGAATCTCAGCGCCTGCTCAAAGAGCAAAAACAACAAAGCCCGAAAGTGCTGCAAGGCTGGATTGTACTGGTCTCTGCAGCAGCACTGGCGATTGTCAGCTTCTTTACCTCTGCGCTGATGCCGATGCTCAATTTCGCCATGATCATGGCATTTATGACCACGCCGGTGTTTGCCCTGCTCAACTACACTCTGGTTACCCGTACTGAACTGCCGGACGAGCTCAAAGTCGGCCCGAAACTGAAAGCCCTGTCAATCATTGGCCTGGTTTACCTGTTCGGCTTCCTGGCCCTGTTTGTATGGTGGAAGTGGCTGATGTAA
- a CDS encoding DNA polymerase III subunit chi: MATATFYIVQPDSPQATESGLADYALFLSQHFARQGAKVYLQCNDKAHAEQMAERFWQVDATDFIAHNLVGEGPRYGTAIEIGHCGVKPTWNRQLAINLADNHTTFAKAFAEVVDFVPNEENAKQRARERYKLYRQAGYQLQTIEIQYP, encoded by the coding sequence ATGGCAACCGCAACGTTTTATATCGTCCAGCCCGATTCCCCGCAGGCGACGGAATCCGGTCTGGCTGACTATGCGCTGTTCCTCAGTCAGCATTTTGCCCGTCAGGGCGCCAAAGTGTATCTGCAATGCAATGATAAAGCCCATGCCGAGCAGATGGCAGAGCGCTTCTGGCAGGTCGACGCGACGGACTTTATTGCCCATAATCTGGTTGGAGAAGGTCCGCGCTACGGCACGGCGATCGAAATCGGTCACTGCGGGGTCAAACCTACCTGGAACCGGCAACTGGCAATAAATTTGGCCGATAATCATACAACCTTTGCGAAGGCCTTCGCAGAGGTGGTAGACTTCGTCCCCAACGAAGAAAATGCGAAACAACGGGCTCGTGAACGTTATAAGTTGTACCGCCAGGCGGGCTATCAGCTGCAAACCATCGAGATCCAATACCCATAA
- a CDS encoding valine--tRNA ligase, whose protein sequence is MEKTYNPTSIEQDLYQTWEEKGYFKPHGDTSKDAYSIMIPPPNVTGSLHMGHAFQDTIMDTLIRCQRMKGKNTLWQVGTDHAGIATQMVVERKIAAEESKTKHDYGRDAFIDKIWEWKNESGGTITQQLRRLGASVDWDRERFTMDDGFYKAVQEVFVRLYKDDLIYRGKRLVNWDPKLHTAISDLEVENKDVKGNMWHFRYPLADGAKTAEGKDYIVVATTRPETMLGDTGVAVNPEDPRYKDLIGKDVLLPIVGRRIPIVGDEHADMEKGTGCVKITPAHDFNDYEVGKRHQLPMINIFTFDANVRAAAEVFNSNGEASDAYSTEIPAQYQGLERFAARKAIVAEFEQLGLLEEIKDHDLTVPYGDRGGVVIEPMLTDQWYVRAGILAQPAVEAVENGDIQFVPKQYENMYFSWMRDIQDWCISRQLWWGHRIPAWYDANGNVYVGRNEDEVRADNNIPADVALSQDEDVLDTWFSSALWTFGTLGWPENTDALKVFHPSEVLVTGFDIIFFWVARMIMMTMYFIKDENGKPQVPFKTVYVTGLIRDENGDKMSKSKGNVLDPIDMIDGIDLESLVTKRTGNMMQPQLAAKIEKNTRKTFENGIEPYGTDALRFTLAAMASTGRDINWDMKRLEGYRNFCNKLWNASRYVLMNTEEQDCGFAAGAALEYSQADKWIESQFELAAKAFNEHIDNYRLDMAANTLYEFIWNQFCDWYLELTKPVLWKGNEAQQRATRRTLITVLEKTLRLAHPVLPYITETIWQSVKPLVEGVEGDTIMLQALPQYDADNFHQEALDDIEWVKAFITSIRNLRAEYDINPGKPLEVMLKAANETDAQRLQANQQVLMSLAKLESVRILASGEETPACATALVGKSELMIPMAGLIDKDAELDRLAKEIAKTQGEIKRIEGKLGNEGFVAKAPEAVVAKEREKLDGYKETLTKLEEQKATIAAL, encoded by the coding sequence ATGGAAAAGACATATAACCCAACATCAATCGAACAAGATCTGTATCAGACTTGGGAAGAAAAAGGCTACTTCAAGCCTCACGGTGACACATCAAAAGACGCCTACAGCATCATGATTCCGCCACCGAACGTCACTGGTAGCCTTCATATGGGTCACGCATTCCAAGACACCATTATGGATACCCTGATTCGTTGCCAGCGCATGAAGGGTAAGAACACCCTGTGGCAAGTCGGTACTGACCACGCGGGTATTGCGACTCAGATGGTTGTTGAGCGTAAGATCGCGGCAGAAGAGAGCAAAACCAAACACGATTACGGTCGTGATGCCTTCATCGACAAGATCTGGGAATGGAAAAACGAATCTGGCGGCACCATCACTCAACAACTGCGCCGCCTGGGTGCTTCGGTTGACTGGGACCGTGAACGTTTCACTATGGATGACGGCTTCTACAAAGCAGTACAGGAAGTGTTTGTCCGTCTGTACAAAGACGACCTGATTTACCGTGGTAAGCGTCTGGTTAACTGGGATCCAAAACTGCACACCGCGATTTCTGATCTGGAAGTGGAAAACAAAGACGTTAAAGGCAACATGTGGCATTTCCGCTACCCGTTAGCCGATGGCGCCAAAACTGCTGAAGGTAAAGACTACATTGTCGTCGCGACCACGCGTCCGGAAACCATGCTGGGTGATACCGGTGTGGCGGTAAACCCGGAAGATCCACGCTACAAAGATCTGATCGGCAAAGATGTCCTGCTGCCTATCGTGGGCCGTCGTATCCCGATTGTCGGCGATGAACACGCTGACATGGAAAAAGGTACCGGCTGTGTGAAAATCACCCCGGCACACGACTTCAACGACTATGAAGTGGGTAAACGTCATCAGTTGCCGATGATCAACATCTTCACCTTTGATGCTAACGTGCGCGCTGCAGCGGAAGTGTTCAATTCGAACGGTGAAGCGAGCGACGCTTACAGCACCGAGATCCCAGCTCAGTACCAAGGCCTGGAACGTTTTGCGGCACGTAAAGCGATCGTGGCAGAATTTGAGCAGCTTGGCCTGCTGGAAGAAATCAAAGATCACGACCTGACTGTCCCTTACGGTGACCGTGGCGGTGTGGTGATCGAACCTATGCTGACTGACCAATGGTATGTGCGTGCCGGTATTCTGGCCCAGCCTGCGGTTGAAGCGGTGGAGAATGGCGACATTCAGTTTGTGCCTAAGCAGTACGAAAATATGTACTTCTCCTGGATGCGTGATATTCAGGACTGGTGTATCTCTCGTCAGCTGTGGTGGGGTCACCGCATCCCGGCCTGGTACGATGCCAACGGCAACGTTTACGTGGGTCGTAACGAAGACGAAGTCCGTGCTGACAACAACATCCCGGCTGATGTTGCCCTGAGCCAAGACGAAGACGTGCTGGATACCTGGTTCTCTTCGGCGCTGTGGACCTTCGGTACCCTGGGCTGGCCGGAAAACACGGACGCCCTGAAAGTGTTCCATCCGTCAGAAGTTCTGGTGACCGGTTTTGACATCATCTTCTTCTGGGTGGCGCGCATGATCATGATGACCATGTACTTCATCAAAGATGAAAACGGCAAGCCACAAGTCCCGTTCAAGACGGTTTACGTCACCGGTCTTATCCGTGATGAAAACGGCGATAAGATGTCGAAGTCAAAAGGTAATGTGCTGGATCCGATCGACATGATCGACGGTATCGATCTGGAATCGCTGGTCACCAAACGTACCGGCAACATGATGCAGCCACAACTTGCGGCCAAGATCGAGAAAAACACGCGTAAAACATTCGAAAACGGGATTGAACCTTACGGTACCGATGCACTGCGCTTTACCCTGGCAGCAATGGCATCCACCGGTCGCGATATCAACTGGGATATGAAGCGTCTGGAAGGTTACCGTAACTTCTGTAACAAGCTGTGGAACGCGAGCCGTTATGTACTGATGAACACCGAAGAGCAGGATTGTGGCTTTGCTGCAGGCGCTGCACTTGAGTATTCACAGGCCGACAAATGGATCGAATCTCAGTTTGAACTGGCAGCGAAAGCGTTCAACGAACACATCGACAACTACCGCCTCGATATGGCCGCGAACACGTTGTACGAGTTCATCTGGAACCAGTTCTGTGACTGGTACCTGGAGCTGACCAAACCGGTGCTGTGGAAAGGTAACGAAGCGCAGCAACGTGCGACACGCCGTACCCTGATCACTGTGCTGGAGAAGACCCTGCGTCTGGCTCATCCGGTTCTGCCGTACATCACCGAGACTATCTGGCAAAGCGTTAAGCCACTGGTTGAGGGTGTGGAAGGCGACACCATTATGCTGCAGGCACTGCCTCAGTACGATGCCGACAACTTCCATCAGGAAGCGCTGGATGACATCGAATGGGTAAAAGCCTTCATCACCAGCATCCGTAACCTGCGTGCAGAATACGACATCAACCCGGGTAAACCACTCGAAGTGATGCTGAAAGCAGCCAACGAGACCGACGCGCAGCGTCTGCAGGCTAACCAGCAAGTACTGATGTCGCTGGCGAAACTGGAAAGCGTACGCATCCTGGCATCAGGTGAAGAAACGCCGGCCTGTGCGACCGCACTGGTGGGTAAATCTGAGCTGATGATCCCGATGGCGGGCCTGATCGACAAAGATGCCGAACTGGATCGCCTAGCGAAAGAGATCGCGAAAACTCAAGGCGAGATCAAACGCATTGAAGGCAAACTGGGTAACGAAGGTTTCGTCGCCAAAGCGCCGGAAGCTGTGGTTGCCAAAGAGCGTGAGAAGCTGGACGGCTACAAAGAGACCCTGACTAAACTGGAAGAGCAGAAAGCGACCATCGCCGCTCTGTAA
- a CDS encoding pseudouridine synthase, which translates to MAMTEYHPPTDPWIDVVFEDDYILAVNKPSGLLSVPGRLAEHHDSMWSRLQEQYPEIQVVHRLDMSTSGLMLFAKDKYMEAALKKQFQYRLTHKIYYARVWGKVQQDEGEIDLPLICDWPNRPKQMVCHDTGKPSKTLYQVVKREAHTSVVRLFPVTGRSHQLRVHMMAIGHPIVGDEFYAPQEAIDFTDRLELHAAELSFYHPRSHWLRSLFVACDFYPEAQEQILQHFDPERKLPDYKTLPRP; encoded by the coding sequence ATGGCGATGACTGAGTACCACCCACCGACCGATCCATGGATTGACGTGGTTTTCGAAGATGATTACATCCTGGCGGTGAACAAGCCTTCCGGTCTGCTTTCCGTCCCGGGTCGGCTGGCCGAGCACCACGACAGTATGTGGAGCCGCCTGCAGGAGCAGTATCCCGAGATCCAGGTGGTGCATCGTCTCGATATGTCGACTTCAGGCCTGATGTTGTTCGCCAAAGATAAATATATGGAAGCCGCCCTGAAAAAGCAGTTTCAGTATCGTCTGACCCATAAAATTTACTACGCCCGGGTGTGGGGCAAGGTGCAACAGGATGAGGGCGAGATTGATCTGCCCCTGATCTGTGACTGGCCGAACCGGCCCAAACAGATGGTGTGTCATGACACGGGCAAGCCGTCCAAAACCTTATATCAGGTGGTTAAACGTGAGGCGCATACCTCGGTGGTGCGTCTGTTTCCGGTTACCGGTCGTTCCCACCAGTTACGGGTTCATATGATGGCCATCGGCCATCCGATTGTCGGTGATGAATTCTATGCGCCGCAGGAGGCGATCGACTTTACTGACCGTTTGGAGTTGCATGCAGCCGAGCTGAGCTTTTATCATCCTCGTAGTCATTGGCTACGCTCGCTGTTTGTTGCGTGTGATTTCTATCCCGAAGCGCAAGAACAGATATTGCAGCATTTCGATCCTGAGCGAAAATTACCCGATTATAAAACTCTGCCCCGTCCTTAA
- the pepA gene encoding leucyl aminopeptidase: MEFSVKSGSPEKQRSACIVVGVFEPRRLSPVAEQLDKISDGYISSLLRRGDLEGKPGQMLLLHQVPGVLSERVLLVGCGKERELGERQYKEIIQKTISTLNETGSMEAVCFLTELHVKGRDTYWKVRQAVEATKDGLYTFDQFKTVKPETRRPLRKLVFNVPTRRELSLGERAITHGLAIASGVKACKDLGNMPPNVANPAYLASQARRLADDYETISTKIIGEEEMEKLGMTSYLAVGRGSKNESMMSVIEYKGNPDPNAKPIVLVGKGLTFDSGGISLKPGEAMDEMKYDMCGAASVFGTMKAIAKLNLPLNVTGILAGCENMPGSNAYRPGDILTTMSGQTVEVLNTDAEGRLVLCDALTYVERFEPDCVVDVATLTGACVIALGHHISGVMANHNPLAHELVNASEQASDRAWRLPMADEFHEQLKSPFADMQNIGGRPGGAITAGCFLSKFTKKYNWAHIDIAGTAWRSGAAKGSTGRPVSMLVQFLLNRSGQDSEE; the protein is encoded by the coding sequence ATGGAGTTCAGTGTTAAAAGTGGTAGCCCTGAAAAACAACGTAGCGCATGTATCGTTGTCGGTGTCTTTGAACCACGCCGCCTTTCTCCAGTCGCAGAACAGCTAGATAAAATCAGCGACGGCTATATCAGTTCACTGCTGCGTCGCGGTGATCTGGAAGGTAAACCGGGGCAGATGCTACTGCTGCATCAAGTACCTGGTGTTCTGTCTGAGCGCGTATTGCTGGTTGGCTGCGGTAAAGAGCGCGAACTGGGCGAACGTCAGTACAAAGAAATCATTCAGAAAACCATCAGCACACTTAACGAAACCGGCTCAATGGAAGCGGTCTGCTTCCTGACTGAACTGCATGTTAAGGGGCGCGATACTTACTGGAAAGTGCGTCAGGCAGTCGAAGCCACCAAAGATGGCCTGTACACTTTCGACCAGTTCAAAACCGTGAAGCCGGAGACTCGTCGTCCGCTGCGTAAACTGGTATTCAACGTCCCTACCCGCCGTGAACTGAGCCTGGGCGAGCGTGCTATCACGCACGGTCTGGCTATCGCTTCCGGTGTTAAAGCCTGTAAAGATCTCGGCAATATGCCACCAAACGTGGCTAACCCGGCGTACCTGGCTTCCCAGGCTCGTCGTCTGGCTGACGACTACGAAACCATCAGCACCAAGATCATTGGTGAAGAAGAGATGGAAAAACTGGGCATGACCTCTTACCTGGCGGTTGGCCGTGGTTCGAAGAACGAATCCATGATGTCAGTCATCGAGTACAAGGGCAACCCGGATCCGAATGCCAAGCCGATTGTCCTGGTTGGTAAAGGTCTGACTTTCGATTCAGGCGGTATTTCACTCAAGCCAGGCGAAGCGATGGATGAGATGAAGTACGACATGTGTGGTGCCGCGTCAGTATTTGGTACCATGAAAGCGATTGCCAAACTGAACCTGCCACTTAACGTGACGGGTATTCTGGCTGGCTGTGAAAACATGCCTGGCAGTAACGCTTACCGTCCGGGTGACATCCTGACGACCATGTCAGGTCAGACGGTTGAAGTCCTCAACACTGACGCAGAAGGCCGTCTGGTTCTGTGTGATGCCCTGACCTACGTAGAGCGCTTCGAACCCGATTGTGTGGTCGATGTGGCCACGCTGACCGGTGCCTGTGTGATTGCACTGGGTCACCACATCAGTGGTGTAATGGCCAACCATAACCCGCTGGCCCATGAACTGGTCAATGCTTCTGAGCAGGCCAGCGACCGCGCATGGCGTCTGCCGATGGCGGATGAATTCCACGAACAGCTGAAAAGCCCGTTTGCCGATATGCAGAACATCGGTGGCCGTCCGGGTGGCGCGATCACCGCGGGTTGCTTCCTGTCGAAATTCACTAAGAAGTACAACTGGGCCCACATTGATATCGCGGGTACCGCGTGGCGCTCTGGTGCGGCGAAAGGTTCAACCGGTCGTCCGGTCTCTATGCTGGTCCAATTCCTGCTCAATCGCAGTGGCCAGGATAGCGAGGAGTAA
- the rapA gene encoding RNA polymerase-associated protein RapA has protein sequence MTFALGQRWISDTESDLGLGTVVALDARTVTLMFAASEENRVYARNDAPVTRVTFNVGDVIDCQEGWSLKVEQVLEENSVFTYIGTREDSGEEGVALREIFLSNQIRFNKPQDKLFAGQIDRMDNFVLRYRALNNQYQQHKSPMRGLCGMRAGLIPHQLYIAHEVGRRHAPRVLLADEVGLGKTIEAGMIIHQQVLSGRAERILIVVPETLQHQWLVEMLRRFNLHFSVFDEERCVEAFAEADNPFETQQFVLCSLDFLRKSRKRFEQALDAEWDLLVVDEAHHLEWSVDNPSREYQVIEALSESTPGVLLLTATPEQLGRESHFARLRLLDSDRFYDYEAFVQEEAQYEPVADAVSALFSGHALADDAKNQIAELLSEQDVEPLFRILESDSDQAQQAAARQELIDNLMDRHGTGRVLFRNTRAAIKGFPVRNVHLMPMEIPQQYTTSMRVAGMIGGKMSPQARAMKMLYPEEIFQEFEGDDASWWQFDSRVNWLLEKIKAKRSDKILVIASRASTALQLEQALREREGIRATVFHEGMSILERDKAAAYFAQEEGGAQVLICSEIGSEGRNFQFASQLVMFDLPFNPDLLEQRIGRLDRIGQKQDIDIHVPYLKGTSQAILARWYHEGLNAFAETCPTGRAVYDEFAERLIALLASGEETGLDEIVAASAQMNKTLKAQLEQGRDRLLEMHSNGGERAQKIAEQIAATDGDTNLVTFALSLFDTVGLNQEDRGENALVVTPSEHMMVPSYPGLPYEGATITFDRDTALSREDMHLISWEHPMIQGGMDLLMSEGVGVSAVSLLKNKALPVGTILIELVYVVDAQAPKRSGISRFLPKTPIRMLMDSRGTDLSAQVDFESFNRQLSPVNRHLASKLVSSVQNDIHRLISASEIPVVEHVAAIRTQAQQEMQHSLNGELERLQALKAVNPNIRDEEIAALEQQIVALNGYISEAQYQLDSLRLIVVAHN, from the coding sequence ATGACTTTTGCTTTGGGGCAGCGCTGGATTAGCGATACGGAAAGCGATTTAGGTTTAGGTACAGTCGTGGCTCTGGATGCCCGTACTGTGACTTTGATGTTCGCAGCATCGGAAGAAAACCGTGTTTACGCGCGTAATGATGCCCCGGTCACCCGAGTGACTTTTAACGTGGGTGATGTCATCGACTGTCAGGAAGGCTGGTCGCTGAAAGTGGAGCAGGTGCTGGAAGAGAACAGCGTGTTCACTTATATCGGTACCCGCGAAGACAGTGGTGAGGAGGGGGTTGCGCTGCGTGAGATCTTCCTTAGCAACCAGATTCGCTTTAATAAACCGCAGGACAAATTGTTTGCCGGCCAAATCGACCGGATGGACAATTTCGTGCTGCGTTACCGCGCTCTGAATAACCAGTACCAACAACACAAAAGCCCGATGCGCGGCCTGTGTGGTATGCGCGCTGGTTTGATTCCGCATCAGCTCTATATTGCCCATGAAGTGGGCCGTCGTCATGCGCCGCGTGTTTTGCTGGCGGACGAAGTGGGCCTGGGTAAAACCATCGAAGCCGGTATGATCATTCACCAGCAGGTGTTGTCTGGCCGGGCGGAACGCATTCTGATCGTGGTGCCGGAAACCCTGCAGCACCAGTGGCTGGTGGAGATGCTGCGCCGCTTTAACTTGCACTTTTCAGTGTTTGACGAAGAGCGCTGTGTGGAAGCCTTTGCTGAAGCCGATAACCCGTTTGAGACCCAGCAGTTCGTGTTGTGTTCGCTCGATTTTCTGCGCAAAAGCCGCAAGCGTTTTGAACAGGCGCTGGACGCGGAATGGGATCTGCTGGTGGTGGACGAAGCGCACCACCTGGAGTGGAGTGTCGATAATCCAAGCCGCGAATATCAGGTGATTGAAGCGCTGTCGGAAAGTACACCGGGTGTACTACTGCTGACGGCAACACCGGAACAGCTGGGGCGTGAAAGTCACTTTGCCCGTTTGCGCCTGCTTGATTCTGACCGTTTCTACGACTACGAAGCTTTTGTGCAGGAAGAAGCGCAGTACGAACCGGTGGCGGATGCGGTCAGCGCGCTGTTCAGCGGTCATGCGCTGGCGGATGACGCTAAAAATCAGATCGCCGAGCTGCTGTCCGAGCAGGATGTCGAGCCGCTGTTCCGTATTCTGGAAAGTGATAGTGACCAGGCACAACAAGCGGCAGCGCGTCAGGAACTGATTGATAACCTGATGGATCGTCACGGTACCGGCCGCGTGCTGTTCCGTAACACCCGTGCCGCGATCAAAGGTTTCCCGGTACGTAATGTCCATCTGATGCCGATGGAGATCCCGCAGCAGTACACCACGTCGATGCGGGTGGCGGGCATGATTGGCGGCAAGATGAGCCCGCAAGCGCGGGCGATGAAAATGCTTTATCCGGAAGAGATCTTCCAGGAATTTGAAGGCGATGATGCCAGCTGGTGGCAGTTTGACTCACGGGTGAACTGGCTGCTGGAGAAAATCAAAGCCAAGCGCAGCGATAAAATTCTGGTGATCGCGTCGCGCGCCAGCACCGCGTTGCAGCTGGAGCAGGCGCTGCGCGAGCGCGAAGGCATTCGTGCCACGGTATTCCATGAAGGTATGTCAATTCTGGAGCGTGATAAAGCGGCGGCTTACTTTGCCCAGGAAGAGGGCGGCGCCCAGGTGCTGATCTGCAGCGAAATCGGCTCTGAAGGACGGAACTTCCAGTTTGCCAGCCAGCTGGTGATGTTTGACCTGCCGTTTAACCCGGATTTGCTTGAGCAGCGCATCGGTCGTCTCGACCGCATCGGTCAGAAACAGGATATCGATATTCACGTCCCGTACCTGAAAGGCACCTCGCAGGCAATTCTGGCGCGCTGGTATCACGAAGGGCTGAATGCCTTTGCTGAAACCTGTCCGACCGGCCGTGCGGTGTATGATGAGTTTGCTGAGCGTCTGATTGCATTGCTGGCCTCCGGTGAGGAGACTGGCCTGGATGAGATTGTGGCTGCATCCGCGCAGATGAACAAAACCCTCAAAGCCCAGCTCGAGCAGGGCCGTGATCGCCTGCTGGAAATGCACTCGAACGGTGGTGAACGGGCGCAGAAAATTGCCGAGCAGATTGCCGCGACCGATGGTGACACCAATCTGGTGACCTTCGCGCTGAGCCTGTTTGATACCGTAGGCCTCAATCAGGAAGATCGCGGAGAGAACGCACTGGTAGTGACGCCGTCTGAGCACATGATGGTACCAAGCTATCCGGGACTGCCGTATGAAGGTGCCACGATCACCTTTGATCGTGATACCGCACTATCGCGTGAAGACATGCACCTGATCAGCTGGGAGCACCCGATGATTCAGGGCGGTATGGATCTGCTGATGAGTGAAGGTGTCGGTGTGTCGGCGGTGTCGCTGCTGAAAAACAAAGCTCTGCCGGTCGGTACTATTCTGATTGAGCTGGTGTACGTGGTCGATGCCCAGGCACCGAAACGCAGTGGGATCAGCCGTTTTCTGCCGAAAACACCGATTCGTATGCTGATGGACTCGCGCGGCACTGATTTGTCGGCTCAGGTGGATTTTGAATCGTTCAACCGTCAGCTCAGCCCGGTTAACCGTCATCTGGCGAGTAAACTGGTCAGCTCGGTACAGAATGATATTCATCGTCTGATCAGCGCCAGTGAAATCCCGGTGGTTGAACATGTGGCGGCGATTCGTACTCAGGCCCAGCAGGAGATGCAGCACAGCCTGAACGGCGAACTGGAGCGTTTGCAGGCGCTGAAAGCGGTCAACCCGAACATTCGTGATGAAGAGATTGCAGCCCTGGAGCAGCAGATTGTAGCCCTGAACGGCTACATCAGTGAAGCGCAGTACCAACTCGATTCACTGCGTCTGATTGTGGTAGCACACAACTAA